The genomic region TCGACTTCAGGCAATTCAGGCATGGTCAGGCATTCACCTTATGAGGGCGGTGTGATAGCGCCATTGCGGCGGGCAGGCTATGGTCCGCCGAGTGGAGTAGAGTAATGGATCGGCCGGGCGAAACCACGCATTTTGGCTTCAGGGACGTTCCCCTCGGGGACAAGCAGACGCTGGTGAACGATGTGTTTCACAGCGTGGCGTCGCGCTATGATCTGATGAATGACCTGATGTCCGGTGGCCTGCACCGGGTCTGGAAGGACATCATGATCACCGCGCTGGATCCGCCCAGGGGCGACCGGCCGTTCGCGCTGCTCGACGTCGCCGGCGGCACCGGCGACATTTCGTTCCGCGCCGCCAAGGCGGCCGGTCCCGGCTTCCACGCCACGGTGTGCGACATCAATCCGGACATGCTCGCCGTGGGGCGCGAGCGCGCCGCCAAGCGTCATCTGGACACCCAGGTCGATTTTGTCGAAGGCAACGCCGAGGCGCTCGGTTTCGCCGACCGCAGCTTCGATGCCTACACGATCGCTTTCGGCATCCGCAACGTGCCGCGGATCGACCTCGCGCTGCGCGAGGCCTATCGCGTGCTGAGGCCCGGCAGCCGCTTCCTGTGCCTGGAATTCTCCACCGTCGAGATGCCCGGCCTCGACAAGCTCTATGATCTGTTCTCGTTCAAGGTGATCCCGCCGCTCGGGCGCATGGTCACGGGCGACGCCGAGTCGTACCAATATCTCGTCGAGTCGATCCGCAAGTTTCCGAAGCCCGCCGCCTTCGCCGACATGATCCGCGAGGCCGGCTTTGCCCGCGTCAGCTGGCAGACACTCTCCGGCGGCATCGTCGCTCTGCATTCGGGCTGGCGTTTGTGATCTCTGCTGTCACCCACCTTGCGCGCCTGATCCGCGCCGCGTTCGTGTTTGCGCGCGAAGGCGTGTTCGGCGCAGTCGATCCGAGCCTGGTGCCGCCGCCGGGGCAACTCGCGCTGAAGCTGGCGCGCATCGTCGAGCGCCGCGGCGCCAAGCACGGTCCGCGGATCTCGCGCGCGCTGACGCGGATGGGCCCGGCCTATCTCAAGCTCGGCCAATTCCTGGCAACGCGCCCCGACGTGGTCGGCGTCATCATGGCGCGCGATCTCGAAAGCCTGCAGGACCGCCTGCCGCCGTTTCCGCAGGAGGAAGCCGAGATCACGATCGCGACCTCGCTGGAACGGCCGCTGAAGGACGTCTTCGTCAGCTTCGGCCCGCCGGTCGCGGCGGCCTCGATCGCGCAGGTTCATCGCGGCGAGGTGCTCCGCGACGGCGTCCGCAGGCCGGTCGCGATCAAGGTGCTGAGGCCCAACGTCGCGGCGCGCTTCCGTCGCGATCTCTCCGATTTCTTCTTCGTCGCGCACAAGGCCGAGGCCTATTCGGCCGAGGCGCGGCGCCTGCGCCTGATCGAGGTGATCAACACCATGTCGCGCTCGGTCGCGATGGAGATGGACCTGCGGCTCGAAGCCGCCGCGCTGTCGGAGATGGCGGAGAACACGCGCGACGATCCAGATTTCCGCGTGCCCGCCGTCGACTGGGACCGCACCACGCACAACGTGCTGACGCTGGAGTGGATCGACGGCATCGCGCTCAACGATCACAAGCGCCTCGCAGAGGCACAGGTCGATTTGCCCGATCTCGGCCGCAAAGTGATCCAGAGCTTTCTGCGCCATGCGCTGCGCGACGGCTTCTTCCACGCCGACATGCATCCGGGAAATTTGTTCCTCGATGATACCGGCCGTCTCGTTGCGGTCGATTTCGGCATCATGGGCCGGCTCGGCATGAAGGAGCGGCGCTTCCTTGCCGAGATCCTGCTCGGCTTCATCACCCGCGACTACCGCCGCGTTGCCGAGGTGCATTTCGAGGCGGGCTATGTGCCCGCGCATCATTCGGTGGAGAATTTCGCGCAAGCGATCCGCGCCATCGGCGAGCCCATTCACAACCGCACCGCCGAGGAGATCTCGATGGCGCGGCTCCTGACGCTGCTACTCGAAGTCACCGGCCTGTTCGACATGAGGACGCGGCCCGAGCTGATCCTGCTGCAGAAGACCATGGTGGTGGTCGAGGGGGTGGCACGCGGCTTCGATCCCAAGCTCGACATCTGGAGGATCGCCGATCCCGTGGTGCGCGAGTGGATCAAGCGCAATCTCGGACCCATCGGCCGCATCGAGGGAGCGCTCGCAGGGACCGGGGACATCGCGCGGGTCATGATGCGCCTGCCGGAGATCGCCGAGCGGTCGGTGAAGGTGCTCGAGCAGCTCGAGACCATGACGCGGGAGGGCATCAGGCTGTCGCCGGAGAGCATCGCGGCGATGGGACGCAGCGAGGGCCGCAAGAACCGCTGGCGCACCGTGGCGCTCTGGATCATCGCCGCGACCTTCATCGGGATTCTGATCGCTGTCCGGAATCTATGATTGCATTGCAATCACGCAAGTGATAGCATCGCTATCATTCCGTGCCGGAGGGCGTCATGGCAAGCCTGACCATCCGCAAGCTCGACGACGCCGTCAAAACCTATCTGCGGCTGCGCTCGGCCAAGAACCACCGGTCGGTCGAGGAGGAGGTCCGGGTCATCCTGCGGGAGCTGATCGAGGGCCGCGAGGAGCCGCTGACGCCGTTTGCGGTGCCGCCGGCCGTGTCCGCCCCGACGCCTCAGCGCACTGGCGCCCTTCCCGAGGCCAGCGTCACCCTGATCATCGGCGGCGGGATCGCAGCCTATAAGTCGCTCGACCTGATCCGCAGGCTGAAGGAGCGCCGCATCGAGGTGCGCTGCGTGCTGACCAAGGCGGCTCAGCAATTCGTGACGCCGCTGGCCGCGAGCGCACTCTCGCATGAGCGCGTCTACACGGACTTGTTCGACCCGCAGAGCGAGTTCGACGCCGGCCATATTCGCCTCGCGCGCGACTGCGACCTGATCGTGGTGGCGCCGGCGACGGCCGACCTGATGGCGAAGATGGCGAACGGTCATGCCGACGATCTCGCCAGCGCCATCCTGCTTGCGACCAACCGCAAGGTGCTGCTGGCGCCGGCGATGAATCCGCTGATGTGGAGCAACGCGGCGACGCGCCGCAACGTCGCCCAGCTCCAGCGCGACGGCGTGGTGCTGATCGGCCCGAACGCGGGCGAGATGGCCGAAGCCGGCGAAGCCGGAACGGGCCGCATGTCGGAAGCCATCGAGATCGCCAATGCCGCCGAACGGCTGCTGCGGCCGCCGATGCCGAAGCCGCTCGCCGGCAAGCGCGTGCTGATCACCGCCGGTCCCACCCACGAGGCGATCGACCCGGTGCGCTACATCGCCAACCGCTCCTCCGGCAAGCAGGGCTTTGCCATCGCCGCCGCTGCGCAGGCCGCGGGTGCGGAGGTTACTCTGGTGAGCGGCCCGGTCGACCTCGACGATCCCCCGGGCGTGACAGTGAAGCATGTCGAATCGGCGCGGCAGATGCTGGAGCAGGTCAGAGCCGCGCTCCCTGCCGACGTCGCGATCTTCGCCGCCGCGGTCGCCGACTGGCGCGTCGCCAATGAGGGCGAGCAGAAGCTGAAGAAGACCGCAGGCAGCATGCCGCCGCTTCAGCTCGTCGAGAACCCCGACATCCTCGCCACGATCTCCAAGCTTACCGACAAGCGCCCGAGGCTGGTGATCGGCTTTGCCGCCGAGACCGAGCACCTCATCGACAACGCCAAAGCGAAATTCGCGCGCAAGGGCTGCGACTGGATCGTCGCCAACGACGTCTCGCCCGCCACCGGGGTGATGGGCGGCGACCGCAACACGGTCCACCTGCTCAGCCGCAAAAACGGTGCACAGGACGGCGAGATTGCAGTTGATTCCTGGCCGGCGATGACCAAGGAACAGGTCGCCATCGAACTGGTCGCGCATATTGCGAAAAGCGTGACCGGCAAATCCCTGGAGTCCGCATCTTGAGCACGAAGGTTACCGTCGAGCTGCAACGTCTCGCCCACGCTGAAGGCCTGCCGCTGCCGGTCTATCAGACCAGCGAGGCCGCCGGCCTCGATCTGATGGCCGCGGTGCCGAACGACGAGCCCATGACGCTCGCGCCTGGCCAATATGCGCTGGTGCCGACGGGGCTCGCGATCGCCTTGCCGCCCGGGTACGAGGCGCAGGTGCGGCCGCGTTCGGGGCTGGCGGCCAAGCACGGCGTCACCGTGCTGAATTCGCCGGGCACGATCGATGCGGACTACCGCGGCGAGATCAAGGTGATCCTGATCAATCACGGCACCGCCCCTTTCGTGATCAAGCGCGGCGAGCGCATCGCGCAGATGGTGATCGCCCCCGTGGTGCAGGCCGCGCTGGTTCCCGTCGCCACCTTGTCAGCGACCGATCGCGGCGCCGGCGGTTTTGGTTCGACCGGACGCTAGCTTTCTTGCCTCTCCCGCTTGCGGGAGAGGCCGTCGCGCTCGCAGAGCGCGGCGGGTGAGGGTTTTCTCCTCTGGGGGATTGGCCCATCGCGGAGACACCTTCTCCCCAACCCTCCCCCGCAAGCGGGGGAAGGAGCGCACCGGCATCGTGGCAGGCAATCCGCCTGACACGCTAAATCACGGTAATCCCAGGCGAAATCATCCGCAGAATCACGTGCGTTGGAACAACACGCGGGGCATTTTTGTGGGGCCGCCTTTGCGTTCACGATCTGGACTCTTACCGGCGGAGTCGCGGTGAGGGTATTGTCTTTTGATTCGCGCGCGACGGGGGTCGCCGCGCGTCAATTCGTGCGGTCTTGGGGCAACTATGTCAGGCGTGATCGTGTCGATGCGTCGGACGCTGCTGTCGTGCACATCGCTGGCGCGCAACGGCTTGGTGGGAGGCGCTCTCGCAGCGCTGCTGCCGGCTGCGCCGGCCGAGGCCGCCGACCTCATCGACACCCTTTCCCTCGTGATGGATTTCAACCGGCAGGAACTTGCGGTGCTCGCCACCGCGCTGGCGCTGCTCGGCTTTTCGGTCCTGGCCGCGATCCTGTTGATGCGCACTCGGGTGCGCACTGCGAAGAACGAGGCGCGGCTGCGCGCGCGGATCGGGGAACTGCAACTTCAGGCCGACCGCTTCGGCGCGCTGCTGTTCGCCGAGCCGCAGATCCTGATCTCGTGGCCCGCCGGCGACAACCGCGCGCAGATTTCCGGCGACATCGCGATGGTGCTGCCGCGCGATTCCTCGCCGCAGCGCGTGCTGGCGTTCGGAACCTGGCTGCCGCCGGAACCGGCGCTGCAGATGGACCATGCCGTCGATGCGCTGCGCGAGCGCGGCGACGGGTTCCAGCTGACACTGACCACCGCGCACGGCCATATGCTGGAAGCGATCGGGCGCGCCATCGGCGGCCAGGCCATCGTCCGCATTCGCGAGCTCTCGGGCCTCCGCCGCGAACTCGCCGAGACCCATCTGCGCTACAAGGCGCTCTCCGACGAGACTGAGATGCTTCGTGGCTTTGCCGCGGCCGCACCGTGGCCGATCTGGGCAAAGGGGGAGAACGGCGCCCTGACCTACGCCAACCCGGCCTATGTGCGCGCCACCGAGGCGACCAGCGCCATCGATGCCCAGGAGCGCAAGCTGGAGCTGCTCGACAGTGCCGACCGCACCGCGATGGAGCGGGGGCTGAAGGACGCGGCCGGCTTCACCTCGCGGCTGCCGATCGTGATCGGCGGCGAGCGGCGCATCTACGACGTGCGCGCCGTCAATGTCGGCAGCGGCAGCGTCGGCGTCGCCATCGATGCCAGCGAGGCGGATGCGCTGAGCTCGGCGCTGGTGCGCATGGCGGAGGCGCACCGCCGCACGCTCGACCAGCTCTCCTCCGGCGTGGCCGTGTTCGACGGCCAGCGGCGCCTTGCCTTCTACAACGATTCCTATCGCCGGCTGTGGGATCTCGATCGCAACTTCCTCGACGCCCATCCGGACGATTCCAGCGTGCTCGACCAGCTCCGCGCCGCGCGCAAATTACCGGAGCAGCCGGATTTCCGTGCCTGGAAGGCCAAGCTGCACGAGGCCTATCGCGCGGTCGAGACCGCGAAGGAGACCTGGTATCTGCCTGACGGCCGCGCGCTCTCGGTCGTCACCACGCCGAACCCCGAGGGCGGCGTGACCTATCTGTTCGACGACGTCACCGAGAGCCTCGACCTCGCCCGCCGCTTCGACGGTCTGATCCGCGTCCAGCGCGAGACGCTGGATAGCCTGGCCGAGGGCGTCGCGGTGTTCGGCAGCAACGGCAAGGCGCAGCTGTTCAACCCGGCCTTCGTCCGGATGTGGAAGCTGTCGAGCGATGCCATGCGCGACGAGCCGCATATCCAGACCGTCGAAGGCTGGTGCCATCAGCTGTTCGACGATCCGCAAGTCTGGCGCCAGATCCGCGAGGCCATCACCTCGATCGAGAACCGCGCCGACGTGCCGCTGAAGCTGGAGCGCAAGGACGGCAGCGTGCTCGACGGCATGATCCGGCCGCTGCCCGACGGCGCCACCATGCTGACGTTCCAGGACATCACCGACACCGAGAATGTCGAGCGCGCACTGCGCGAGCGCAACGAGGCGCTGGAGGCGGCCGACCAGATGAAGGTGGATTTCGTCCACCACGTCTCCTACGAGCTGCGCTCGCCGCTCACCACCATCATCGGCTTCGCGCATTTCCTCAGCGATCCCTCGACCGGACCGCTGACGCCGAAGCAGGCCGAATATCTCGATTACGTCACCAAGTCGACCAACGCGCTGCTCGCGCTGACCAACAACATCCTGGATCTCGCCACCATCGACGCCGGCGCGATGAAGCTGGAACTCGGGCAGGTCGACGTCAGCAAGGCCATCGAGCTTGCCGCCGAGGGCATCCAGGACCGGCTCGCCACCGACCGCATCCGCCTCAAGGTCGAGATCGCGCCCGATGTCGGCAGCTTCGTCGGCGACGAGAAGCGCGTGGTGCAGGTGCTCTATAACCTCCTCGCCAACGCCGTCGGGTTTTCTCCACAGGATTCCACCGTCGGCATCAGCGCGCGGCGCACCGAACGCAGCGTGGTCTTCACCGTGACAGATTCGGGCCCTGGAATACCCGCCGACATGAAGGACAAGGTGTTCAACTGGTTCGAAAGCCGCTCGCAGGGCTCGCGTCATCGCGGCGCCGGGCTCGGCCTGTCGCTGGTGCGCTCCTTCGTCGAGCTGCATGGCGGCAAGGTTCGGGTGGATTCGATCGTCGGCAGGGGCACGGTCGTGATCTGCGATTTCCCGACCGACCAGGCGGCGCATCGCGACGCCGCCGAATGACGGAAACAACCACATTCTCCGTCGCGCTTCACAACGAGACGGCCACGGCACAGCTGATGGCCGACCTCGCGCTGCTGGTCGGTCCCGGTGACGTCATCACCCTGACCGGCGATCTCGGTGCCGGCAAGACCGCGGCGGCGCGCAGCCTGATCCGCTATCTCGCCGGCGATGACGTGCTGGAAGTGCCGAGTCCCACTTTCACGCTGGTACAGGGCTACGAGCTGCCGCCCTTCCCGGTGCTGCATGCCGATCTCTACCGTGTCGAGGACGAGAGCGAGCTCGAGGAGATCGGGCTGTCGCCGCTGCCCGATGCCACGCTGGTGCTAATCGAATGGCCGGAGCGCGCCCCATCGGCGATGCCACAGGACCGCATCGACATCGCGCTGACGCACCGGCCGGCGCTGGGCTCGAACGCGCGTGCCGCCGACATCACCGGCCATGGCAAGGGCGCCGCGCAAGTCGCGCGGCTGAAGGCGCTGCGCGAATTCCTCGAGGCATCCGGCTACATCGATGCGACGCGCAAGCGCATGGCCGGCGACGCCTCGACACGCTCCTATGCGCGGCTGCTGCGCGATGAGGAAATCGTCATCCTCATGAACTTTCCGCAGCGGCCCGATGGCGCCGCGCTCTACGACGGAAAATCCTACAGCGCTGCGGTGCATCTGGCCGAGAACGTAAAGCCCTTCGTCGCGATCGATGAAGGTCTGCGCGCCCAGGGAATCTCGGCGCCGGCCATCCACCATTCCGATCTCGACCATGGCTTCCTGATCACCGAGGATTTCGGCAGCGAGGGCGTGATCGAAGGCGATCCGCCGCGACCGATTCTCGAGCGCTACGAAGCCGCGACCGACGTGCTGGCAATGCTGCACGGCAAGGCGCTCCCGGAGACGCTGCCGCTGGACGGGCAAACCTACGCGATCCCGGTCTTCGACGTCGAGGCGCTGGTGATCGAGATCGGGCTGATGCCGGAATGGTATCTGCCCGATCGCAACGCGCCGCTGAGCGACGAGACGCGCGGCGAATTTTTCGCGATGTGGCGCGAATTGCTGAAGAGGCCGCTGGCGGCGCCGAAGACGTGGATCATCCGCGACTATCACTCGCCCAATCTGATCTGGCTCGGCGAGCGCAGCGGCATCGAACGCGTCGGTGTGATCGATTTTCAGGACACCGTGCTGGGGCCGCAATCCTACGACGTGGTGTCGCTGCTCCAGGACGCCCGCATCGACGTGCCCGAGACCATCGAGTTGACGCTGCTGTCGCGCTACATCAAGGCGCGGCGGGCGCAGGATACGAGCTTCGACGCCGCCGGCTTCGCCGAGCTCTACGCGATCATGTCGGCGCAGCGGAACACGCGCCTGCTCGGCACCTTCGCCCGGCTCAACCGCCGCGACGGCAAGCCGCATTATCTGCGCCACCAGCCGCGGATCTGGACCTATCTCCAGCGCTCGCTGGCGCATCCCGCGCTCAGCCATCTGCGCGATTGGTATCTCGCCAACGTGCCGGCGCCCCAAAGCCCGCCGCAGGCCTGATTCGGGGCCGATTTACCGGCTGTTAGCCAAGACCTCGGTATTCTTGCGCCGAGGCAGCCGGGTCATTACGGGGCTGGAGCGGGCAGATGGCAGCGAAAGCGGATCAGCGCGGAAATAGCCGGGTTATTTTCGAGCGCGGGTTTTCGGCCCAGATGATGGGTATCGACGGCACCTGGCGGCGCGACTGCACCATGGAGGACGTCTCCGAGACCGGCGCCAAGCTGACGATCGACGGGTCGGTCGAAGGCCTGCATTTGAAGGAATTCTTTCTCCTGCTGTCGTCCACGGGGCTCGCCTACCGGCGTTGCGAACTGGCCTGGGTCAATGGCGACCAGATCGGTGTCAATTTCCTGAAAGTGGGCGACAAGAAGAAGAAGGTACGTTCCACAGCCGTTGGGGCGTGACGGCAACACCCGTCGTACAACCGTCACGGCGGGTGGTTAAGGCGGTCGAGATGCGGTGCGGCAGATCGAGCCTCGTGTTAGGATTGCTGCGATCGCGAAAGGTCCGAGAAGGGGAAGGATGTCCGTCAAACCGACCAAAGCCATGGTGCTCGCCGCAGGGTTTGGCCTGCGCATGCGCCCCCTGACGGACAAGATGCCGAAGCCGATGGTGCCGGTCGCGGGCCAGCCGCTGCTCGACCACGTGCTCGACAAGCTCGGCCAGGCCGGCGTGACCGAGGCCGTGGTCAACGTGCATTACCTGCCGGACCAGATCATCGATCACGTCGCATCGCGCCGGCTTCCGCGCGTGACCATCTCCGACGAACGCGACCAGGTGCTCGGCACCGGCGGCGGCGTGGTCAAGGCGCTGCCGCTGCTCGGCGATGCGCCGTTCTTTCACGTCAATTCCGACACGCTATGGATCGACGGCGTGCGCTCGAACCTCTTGCGGCTCGCCGAAAACTTCGATCCTGATCGAATGGACATCCTGCTCCTGATGGCGCCGACCGCGACCAGCATCGGCTATGGCGGCCGCGGCGATTACGGCATGCTGCCCGACGGTGCCTTGCGCAAGCGCAAGGAGAAGGAGGTCGTTCCGTTCGTCTATGCCGGCGCCGCGATCATGTCGCCGGCGATCTTTGCGGATGCGCCTGCGGGCGAATTCTCGCTGACGAAGATGTTCGACGGCGCCGAGGAGCAGGAGCGGCTGTTCGGCCTGCGCCTCGACGGCGTCTGGATGCATGTCGGCACGCCCGATGCCGTGCACGCCGCGGAAGAGGCGTTTTTGGAGAGCGTGGCGTAGGGCGCTCTCGCTCCTGCCTCGGTGCCGTAGCCCGGATGGAGCGTAGCGTAATCCGGGGCCTCTCTCGCCGTGGAGAGACCATCCCGGATTGCGCTGCGCTCCATCCGGGCTACGAACCTCGGCGAACAGCGGGGACGACTCCTCCTCCACCAATGACCATTCGACTCCACCTCCCTATATTGCCTGATCCTTCGAATCAGGCGGCCCATGCGCGTTTTCAGCGTTCCCATCTCAGTTCCCTTCCTGCGCACGGTCGTCACGGCCCTGCTCGACGGGCGGCTGGTCGAGGGGTTCGAGGCGCGCAAGGAACCGGCGCGGCTGGCTGATGCCACGCTGTATTTGCCGACGCGGCGCGCCATGCGGGTCGTGCGCGAGATCTTCCTCGACGAGATGAAGGCGGATGCCGTCGTGCTGCCGCGCATCGTCGCGCTCGGCGATATCGACGAGGACGAACTCGCTTTCGCGGGCGAAAGCGAACAGTTTTCCGGGACCGCGCCGCTCGACATTCCGCCGCGCTTGGGCGAGCTCGAACGGCGGCTGACGCTGGCGCAGCTCGTCGCCGCCTGGGCCAAGGGCCCGGTGCTGGCGCCACTGGTGGTCGGCGGCCCCGCCTCGACGCTGGCGCTGGCTTCCGATCTCGCGCGCCTGATCGACGACATGGTGACGCGCGGCGTCGACTGGAGCGCGCTCGATGGGCTGGTGCCTGATAACCTCGACCGCTATTGGCAGCACTCGCTCGAATTCCTGCGCATCGCCCGCATCGCCTGGCCCAATCATCTCGCCGAGATCAACCGGATCGAGCCGGCCGCGCGGCGCGATCTTCTGATCGCCGCGGAAGCGAGGCGCTTGACCGCGCATCCAAATGGACCCGTGGTCGCGGCGGGCTCGACCGGCTCGATGCCGGCCACCGCAAAGTTTCTCCATGCGGTCGCATTGCTGCCGCATGGCGCCGTGGTGCTGCCGGGACTCGACACCGATCTCGACGACGACGCCTGGCGCAGCATCGGCGGCGTGCGCGACGCGCTCGGCAAGTTCGCGGAGCATCCGGCCTCGAACCATCCGCAATACGCCATGAATGCGCTGCTGCAACGCTTCGGCATCAAGCGCAGCGATGTCGAGATTTTGCAGCCGGCAGCGGAAGGCGGGCGCGACCTGCTTGCGTCGGAATCGATGCGGCCATCCGCAAAGACCGAAGTCTGGCACGACCGTCTGAAGCAGCCCGATGTCGCCGCGAAGATCGCGGGCGGCATGAGGAACCTCGCCGTGGTCGAAGCGCCCAATCCTGAAATGGAAGCGCTCGCCATCGCCATCGCCATGCGCGAGGCGCGCCATCTCGACAAGTCGGCTGCCCTGGTGACGCCCGACCGCGCCCTGGCGCGGCGGGTGATGGCGGCGCTGACCCGATGGGATCTCGCCTTCGACGATTCCGGCGGCGACGTCTTGATGGAGACATCCGCAGGCACGTTTGCGCGCCTCGCGGCAGAGGCGGCGACCAAGGGCCTGGAGCCGCCGACATTGCTGGCGATGCTGAAGCATCCGCTGTGCCGGCTCGGCCGCGCGCCGGGTGCGTGGAAGATGGCAATCGAGAGCCTGGAGCTTGCGGTGCTGCGCGGCACGCGTCCACCTGCGGGCACGGCCGGCCTCCTGCGCGAATTCAACCGCTTCCGCGAGGAGCTGGCAAAGCTGTGGCGCGGCGAGGTCTCCGCGCTGCATCGCGCCGAGCCGCGGGCGCGCTTGAAAGCCGAGGATCTCGATCGCATCCAAGCTCTGATCGATGCGCTGCAAA from Bradyrhizobium sp. CB1015 harbors:
- a CDS encoding nucleotidyltransferase family protein, with the translated sequence MSVKPTKAMVLAAGFGLRMRPLTDKMPKPMVPVAGQPLLDHVLDKLGQAGVTEAVVNVHYLPDQIIDHVASRRLPRVTISDERDQVLGTGGGVVKALPLLGDAPFFHVNSDTLWIDGVRSNLLRLAENFDPDRMDILLLMAPTATSIGYGGRGDYGMLPDGALRKRKEKEVVPFVYAGAAIMSPAIFADAPAGEFSLTKMFDGAEEQERLFGLRLDGVWMHVGTPDAVHAAEEAFLESVA
- the tsaE gene encoding tRNA (adenosine(37)-N6)-threonylcarbamoyltransferase complex ATPase subunit type 1 TsaE, with amino-acid sequence MTETTTFSVALHNETATAQLMADLALLVGPGDVITLTGDLGAGKTAAARSLIRYLAGDDVLEVPSPTFTLVQGYELPPFPVLHADLYRVEDESELEEIGLSPLPDATLVLIEWPERAPSAMPQDRIDIALTHRPALGSNARAADITGHGKGAAQVARLKALREFLEASGYIDATRKRMAGDASTRSYARLLRDEEIVILMNFPQRPDGAALYDGKSYSAAVHLAENVKPFVAIDEGLRAQGISAPAIHHSDLDHGFLITEDFGSEGVIEGDPPRPILERYEAATDVLAMLHGKALPETLPLDGQTYAIPVFDVEALVIEIGLMPEWYLPDRNAPLSDETRGEFFAMWRELLKRPLAAPKTWIIRDYHSPNLIWLGERSGIERVGVIDFQDTVLGPQSYDVVSLLQDARIDVPETIELTLLSRYIKARRAQDTSFDAAGFAELYAIMSAQRNTRLLGTFARLNRRDGKPHYLRHQPRIWTYLQRSLAHPALSHLRDWYLANVPAPQSPPQA
- the dut gene encoding dUTP diphosphatase, whose protein sequence is MSTKVTVELQRLAHAEGLPLPVYQTSEAAGLDLMAAVPNDEPMTLAPGQYALVPTGLAIALPPGYEAQVRPRSGLAAKHGVTVLNSPGTIDADYRGEIKVILINHGTAPFVIKRGERIAQMVIAPVVQAALVPVATLSATDRGAGGFGSTGR
- a CDS encoding PAS domain-containing sensor histidine kinase, translated to MSGVIVSMRRTLLSCTSLARNGLVGGALAALLPAAPAEAADLIDTLSLVMDFNRQELAVLATALALLGFSVLAAILLMRTRVRTAKNEARLRARIGELQLQADRFGALLFAEPQILISWPAGDNRAQISGDIAMVLPRDSSPQRVLAFGTWLPPEPALQMDHAVDALRERGDGFQLTLTTAHGHMLEAIGRAIGGQAIVRIRELSGLRRELAETHLRYKALSDETEMLRGFAAAAPWPIWAKGENGALTYANPAYVRATEATSAIDAQERKLELLDSADRTAMERGLKDAAGFTSRLPIVIGGERRIYDVRAVNVGSGSVGVAIDASEADALSSALVRMAEAHRRTLDQLSSGVAVFDGQRRLAFYNDSYRRLWDLDRNFLDAHPDDSSVLDQLRAARKLPEQPDFRAWKAKLHEAYRAVETAKETWYLPDGRALSVVTTPNPEGGVTYLFDDVTESLDLARRFDGLIRVQRETLDSLAEGVAVFGSNGKAQLFNPAFVRMWKLSSDAMRDEPHIQTVEGWCHQLFDDPQVWRQIREAITSIENRADVPLKLERKDGSVLDGMIRPLPDGATMLTFQDITDTENVERALRERNEALEAADQMKVDFVHHVSYELRSPLTTIIGFAHFLSDPSTGPLTPKQAEYLDYVTKSTNALLALTNNILDLATIDAGAMKLELGQVDVSKAIELAAEGIQDRLATDRIRLKVEIAPDVGSFVGDEKRVVQVLYNLLANAVGFSPQDSTVGISARRTERSVVFTVTDSGPGIPADMKDKVFNWFESRSQGSRHRGAGLGLSLVRSFVELHGGKVRVDSIVGRGTVVICDFPTDQAAHRDAAE
- the ubiB gene encoding 2-polyprenylphenol 6-hydroxylase; translation: MISAVTHLARLIRAAFVFAREGVFGAVDPSLVPPPGQLALKLARIVERRGAKHGPRISRALTRMGPAYLKLGQFLATRPDVVGVIMARDLESLQDRLPPFPQEEAEITIATSLERPLKDVFVSFGPPVAAASIAQVHRGEVLRDGVRRPVAIKVLRPNVAARFRRDLSDFFFVAHKAEAYSAEARRLRLIEVINTMSRSVAMEMDLRLEAAALSEMAENTRDDPDFRVPAVDWDRTTHNVLTLEWIDGIALNDHKRLAEAQVDLPDLGRKVIQSFLRHALRDGFFHADMHPGNLFLDDTGRLVAVDFGIMGRLGMKERRFLAEILLGFITRDYRRVAEVHFEAGYVPAHHSVENFAQAIRAIGEPIHNRTAEEISMARLLTLLLEVTGLFDMRTRPELILLQKTMVVVEGVARGFDPKLDIWRIADPVVREWIKRNLGPIGRIEGALAGTGDIARVMMRLPEIAERSVKVLEQLETMTREGIRLSPESIAAMGRSEGRKNRWRTVALWIIAATFIGILIAVRNL
- a CDS encoding PilZ domain-containing protein — its product is MAAKADQRGNSRVIFERGFSAQMMGIDGTWRRDCTMEDVSETGAKLTIDGSVEGLHLKEFFLLLSSTGLAYRRCELAWVNGDQIGVNFLKVGDKKKKVRSTAVGA
- the ubiE gene encoding bifunctional demethylmenaquinone methyltransferase/2-methoxy-6-polyprenyl-1,4-benzoquinol methylase UbiE, producing MDRPGETTHFGFRDVPLGDKQTLVNDVFHSVASRYDLMNDLMSGGLHRVWKDIMITALDPPRGDRPFALLDVAGGTGDISFRAAKAAGPGFHATVCDINPDMLAVGRERAAKRHLDTQVDFVEGNAEALGFADRSFDAYTIAFGIRNVPRIDLALREAYRVLRPGSRFLCLEFSTVEMPGLDKLYDLFSFKVIPPLGRMVTGDAESYQYLVESIRKFPKPAAFADMIREAGFARVSWQTLSGGIVALHSGWRL
- the coaBC gene encoding bifunctional phosphopantothenoylcysteine decarboxylase/phosphopantothenate--cysteine ligase CoaBC yields the protein MASLTIRKLDDAVKTYLRLRSAKNHRSVEEEVRVILRELIEGREEPLTPFAVPPAVSAPTPQRTGALPEASVTLIIGGGIAAYKSLDLIRRLKERRIEVRCVLTKAAQQFVTPLAASALSHERVYTDLFDPQSEFDAGHIRLARDCDLIVVAPATADLMAKMANGHADDLASAILLATNRKVLLAPAMNPLMWSNAATRRNVAQLQRDGVVLIGPNAGEMAEAGEAGTGRMSEAIEIANAAERLLRPPMPKPLAGKRVLITAGPTHEAIDPVRYIANRSSGKQGFAIAAAAQAAGAEVTLVSGPVDLDDPPGVTVKHVESARQMLEQVRAALPADVAIFAAAVADWRVANEGEQKLKKTAGSMPPLQLVENPDILATISKLTDKRPRLVIGFAAETEHLIDNAKAKFARKGCDWIVANDVSPATGVMGGDRNTVHLLSRKNGAQDGEIAVDSWPAMTKEQVAIELVAHIAKSVTGKSLESAS